The nucleotide sequence GGTGTACTCGCGCTGCCAGTTTGCTAGAACACCAAACTTCCTCGAGTCAACCTATAGGATCACAGCACCAAATGAATATCAATCAGAGGGAGTAGCCTgcacaaaataaataaacttgGCATCTACATTTGGGAGGAGAGAATACCGCTCCAGTCTCATGATTAACACACGACATATTGATTCTTGAATGAAACCGGACAGATGGTGGCTTCTCTGGGTAGTCCTTGTCACAGAACAGCTTCAGCTGGTAGATGCGACCTTCATGGACACTCTGCCAGATTGAGGAAGAAACAGACACTTAGTAAAAGttaataatattttatataagCAGTACAAGAGGAGCTAGGTGGACTCTCAAACTGTCAAACATGAGAAAGCATCTAGAGCTAATATATGTAAGTTTTAGCTTGTAGTAGTGATTCTCCTGCCTTTATGGTCAACATAAGGAAGTTGAAAAGCTCAAGTGTGCCTCTTCCCAGAAATATAATTCCATAACCTTGTCACACATATCTTAATGCCATTCAAATAGCCTTTTTCCACTAATAAAGACATCTTCTCCACTAATAAAAACCCAAGATGAAGCACAGTACGACGGTAAAGATATAAAGCCACAGGAGAAGATTTTCCATATGAGTAATATGATATATTGTGAGTGTATCAGGATAGAGTCCATAATCTCACATTATGTGGACCAATGATGGTGCCAGTCCAAGACCGCATGTAGATGTCATCTGCATCATCCATTCCATAGCTCACGGTTCCATCTCCAATGCCCTTTTCACCACGTTCAAGCTCTTCTAGCAACCTGAAGTTTCGCGGAACTGCAGGCATTTTACATATTAGTCAACTCCTCAGGATATAATGCAGTTACCCTCTTAAATCTACTTATATAGAAATTGCATAATGGTGATATC is from Oryza sativa Japonica Group chromosome 9, ASM3414082v1 and encodes:
- the LOC4346652 gene encoding ubiquitin-conjugating enzyme E2 variant 1C, with product MTLGSSGAGSSVVVPRNFRLLEELERGEKGIGDGTVSYGMDDADDIYMRSWTGTIIGPHNSVHEGRIYQLKLFCDKDYPEKPPSVRFHSRINMSCVNHETGAVDSRKFGVLANWQREYTMETILTQLKKEMATPQNRKLVQPPEGTFF